The genomic window CGAACAGGAACAGCGGCGACATCGACAGCTGGAAGGCTTGACGACCCTGGCCGCCGGGGCTGCTCATGAACTGGCCACGCCGCTGTCGACCATCGATGTGGTGGTGCGAGAACTGCAGCGACATCTCGAAGAATGCCAAACGCCGCCATCGGTCAAACAAGATTTACAACTGATCGACAGCGAACTGGAATCCTGTCGACAGATTCTGGTGCGGATGCGAGCGGCTGCGGGCGACCAGACCGGCCAGAGCTGGGATCGCACAACGGTCGAAGACCTGATCGACGCAACCCTGGAAGGCGTCCGCGATCCACATCGTGTGGACGTCGTCGATGGCCCCGTGACGGTCGAGCAACAGGCCTTGTGGTTGCCTCAGGAAGCCGTGGCCCAAGCGATCCGCAATCTGATTCACAACGGCCTGGACGCAGCCGGAGTGGATGGCCGAGTCCAGATCTCGACACGCCTCGATGACGGCTCCGTGGTGCTGGAGATCAGCGACAACGGCTCGGGGATGTCCGAGCATATCCTGGGCCGAATCGGAGAACCGTTTTTCACCACCAAAGAACCCGGTCGCGGCATGGGGCTGGGCCTGTATCTGACCCGCAATGTGATTTCGAGGCTCGGAGGGCGAATGGAATTCAAGAGCCACACCAATCAAGGCACCACCGTCTCGGTACGCCTGCCGATCGCCGACTCTACCGCCTGACAAAGAAATAATAAGACGTAGACAAAGGAATCTCGGACCTAAATCGTCCAATTCGGATTGAGTTTGTTGAAGCGCCCGATAAGCCGCCCGAGCGTTCCTCAACTCCGCCTCCCCTCCGACAGCCCTTCAGCGTCCGCTCTGTCCTGCATTCCTCTGTCCCCCATTCCTTTATCCCCAATTCGTTGCCGGCTACCCCCTCGGCTTGTCGTCTCGGGCGATCGTCTGTTGTATGTTGGTGCGACCGCTCGCGGGTCAGCGGTGGGTTGGTTAGCAATACGAGTGCGGTCAAGGCCGCGGGAAAGGGTGATTGAGTCGTCGATGATGCAGCGAATTCAAAGCGCGAGTTTATGGGGCGGACCGCTGTTGGCGGTGTTGACGGCGGTGGGGTGTGTGCAGTCGGGTGTTGCCTTTCCGGCGGCTTGCTGTGCAGCGGTAGCGGTGTGTTGCGCGGTGTGGTGGGTTTTTGAGACGCTGCACTTGGCCGTGGTGGGGTTGTTGCCGTTTGTGGCCTTTCCTCTGTTGGGCGTGCTAAGTGCCGGCGAGGTAGCTCGATCCTACGGGCACTCGATGATCCTGCTGTTGTTGGGCGGGTTCTTTTTGTCGGCGGCCATGGAACGCAGTGGGGCTCATCGTCGACTGGCTTTGCAGATGGTGCGGGCTGTGGGCGGCGCCGGCGGTCGCCGTCTGGTGTTGGGATTTATGTTGGCCACCGCGGGGTTATCGATGTGGATCAGCAACACCGCCACTTCGTTGATGATTCTACCGGTTGCGTTGGCGATTTTGAATCAAACCAGTGACGACCGCCAGTTGCGGACTGCGATGCTGTTGGGCATTGCCTACTCGGCCAGCATCGGCGGCATGGGCACGCCAATCGGTACGCCGCCCAATGTGATGATGGTGGCCTACGTGCAGCGCACGTTTGGGCATGATGTCAGTTTCTTTGAATGGATGCGGGTGGCGCTGCCCATTGTATGTGTGCTGCTGCCCATCGCTTGGCTGTGGATCACGCGTCGCGTGCAGGGCAGTCGGCCGCTGTCGATGCCTACGGTGGGGCGTTGGCGAAGCAGTGAAATCCGTGTGATGATCGTGTTTGTGATCACCGCCCTGGCTTGGATCTTTCGCGCCGCCCCGGCAGGCGGCTGGACCGCGTGGCTGCCGGCCACCAACGCTTCCGGCGGTTCGACCATCAACGACTCGACGATCGCTTTAGCCGCTTCGCTGGCGCTGTTTATCATCCCTGCCGGAGAGGACTTGGATCCGCCCGCGGAGCCGAGCGAGGACCGAGCAACGGCTCGCTCGCCGCAACGCCGCGCTCCGGTGTCGCGGCTGCTCGACTGGCCCACCGCGGCGCGAGTGCCTTGGGGCATCCTATTGATGTTTGGTGGCGGCTTGGCCCTGGCGGCGGGCTTTGAACAAAGTGGGCTCAGCCAGCTGCTGGGCGAACAGCTCAGCAGGGTTGCGGACCAGCCGCTGTGGCTGATCACGCTGATGGTCTGTTTGCTGGTCACGTTTTTGACCGAATTGACCAGCAGCACAGCCACCACGTCGCTGTTGCTGCCGATCCTGGGCGGCTTGGCATTGGCCAGCGGGCTCCCTTTTGAATCGATCCTGGTCCCGGCCACGATCAGCGCCAGTTGCGCTTTTATGCTGCCGGTGGCCACGGCTCCCAACACGATTGTGTTTAGCGCCGGACAGCTTTCCACCGCAACCATGGCGCGGACCGGCCTAATCCTCAATCTGTTTGCCGCCGTGCTGATCACCACCGTTTGCACGCTGACCATTTCGCCAAAACAGCATGATGCGACAGCCCCCGCCGAAGCGGCGACGAGCGGCGGGGCGGTGGAGCACAGTCCGCAACCTTCCGGTCAACCGGGCGGCAACGGGCAAGACGGGCGCTAGTCGAACACGACCGCGGCGACACCCGTCACGGTGGTCACGATGGCCTTGATCACACACAGGTCATTGCGACTAGCGTCGCCGACGGACAACTTAACTTTTCCCTCACCAACGTGGACCACGCCCACCTTGTCGTAGCCCTGTCTTTGCAAGGATTGTGCGATACGTGTTTCCAAGGGCTGACGGGCGCGATTTATCATGGTGTCGTTCAAGAGCAAGGTGGGGGGGAGTGCGGCGGGAGCAACCGGCTTGGGAGTAGGACGCCAGCGCAGAACGCGACCGGTTTAGTGCGGAAGCTTGGGCTTCAACGCTGCGTAACTATACATCCCTAAAACGGCTCCGGCGAACGTTAGCAGCGCAATCCATTCTCCGCCACCGATCTGCGCATAGATTGGCCCCGGACATGCGCCCGTAATCGCCCAACCCGCGCCAAACAGAACCCCTCCAATAAGCACTCCGCGATGGTAGGGCTTGGGGGTGTAACGAATCGGTTGGCCGGTAACCGCATGCACCTTGAACCGCTTCAACAACCACATCGACGCCATCGCCACCACGATCGCCGTACCGATGATCAGATACATGTGCGGCTCTCGAAATAAGAACATGTCATGCACCCGTTGCCATCTCGCGACCTCGCTTTTGGTAAACAAAATGCCCAGATAGATACCGATCAATAAGACGTTTAGATAGATTTTGATCATTGGAATAACCACCACCCCAGTCCCCAGGTCACACTCAGCCCGCCAGCAAAGAAACAGATCGTGGCCACCAGGCTTGGCCCGTTCAAATTGGCAATCCCCGTGATCGAATGGCCGGAGGTGCAGCCGCCGGCATACCGCGTCCCGAAGCCGATCAAAAATCCTCCGACAAGCAGCTTGATGCCGCCCGACAAGGTTTCAAAAGAAGCCGGCAAAAAATCGACCGGGGTAGCGGAAAGCCAATGACTGGCGATCCAGGACCCGACGCCGATGCCCAACACAAATACCAGCGTCCAGGCATTCGCGCGGCGATCAAACTGACTGAGGTACGGCCAGCGGCAACGAGGAGTACAGACCGCGCCGATCTCCTGCAGGCTGGTCGAAATCCCAAACGCCTTGCCCGCCAACACGTACAACAGCGGCACGGTAAGCCCAATCAAGATTCCCGATAGCCACCACGGCCAGGGTTCCATCAACCACGCCACCATCAGAGACTCCTTCAAAAAAAGTCGAAACATCGTGACACGACGACATCTCCATTCAAAAAAACGAGCCGCCCGCTAACGGCCGGCAGCGGACAGGAACCGGCCCTCGATGCAGGCCATCAAGCCCTGCAGGTGGGGTTCGGCGATTTGATAAAACACTTTGCGGCCCTCGCGTTGGCTGGTGAAAAAGCCGCAGCGTTGCATCAACCGCAGATGTTCCGAAGCCACGTTGTCGGGAATCCCACAATCGGCCGCCAGTTCGCCCACGGTAAAGCGACCATGCAGCAGCAATTGCACCATCCGCAAGCGGGCGGGATGCCCCAGCGTCTTCAGGCACTCCGCCGCGCTGGACAGCCCCTCAGGGTCGTGCACCGGCTTGTCCAGCTCGCTCTTGGTCTTCGATACGCTTTTGGTATTGGCTTTTGTTTTCTTCACCGCCGATGGGTTCCCTTTCACGTCTATTTATATCGACATATTGCGATGTGTCAACGTTACCAGCACTCAGCGTGCGGACACCACATGCCGCTCGACGAGGTTTTTGAGGGAGCTGGCCGAGCGGATCTCGCCTACGGCCGACGTGGTTGGGAAGAGCATCTTGGGGATCGCTCCCCGGCCGGCTCGATTGTAGAGATCGACATTTTTGGCGATATACGCTGCCGGGGTGCCGCTGTCCAATTCCTTCTTGAGAGCTTCGGCGCCGACGATTTTCTCCGCGTGCGGATAGGCCGTGCGGTAGCTGGGCGGAGCGGTCATCAAGTAGTGATGAAACGCCTCGAACTTGTCGGGTTCCAATCGCCAGACCGCTACGGACAGTTTGGCCAGGTCGCAGGCGTCGCGAGTTTGAGCGCCCGAGGCGTTGGCGTGCGGGTTGCACTGACGGTTCAGCGGAGTTGGCAGCAGCACCACCCCCAGTCGCCCGTCGTAGGCTTCCCGCGTTTGCCGGATCGCTTCATGTGTGGCGCGGCAATGGGAACAGGTGTAGTCCAGCATTTCGACGAAGAAATAATCCGCATCGGGACTGCCCAACAGCGGCCAATGTTTCACATCCAAACGCACGCTGTTCAGAATCTTGACCGTCTTCCGCTCGGGCTTCTCCTCCGGCGCATCGACTTGTGCGACCAGCATGCCGGACGGCCGCAGCCACTGCACCGCGGCCCACTGCCAGGGCTGCGGCGCCGTACGCCCGCCGGGAGGCAACCGCCGCGAAACCGGAGCTTCGAATACATCCAACTCGCTCTGCGAAGCCGGGGCGGGAACGGTGGCCGGAGCGGGAGCGGGAGCGGGAGCGGGAGCGGGAGCGGCGTCCGCGGGTTCCGCCGGCGCGTCGAATAGAGTTTCCCCAGGAGCACCGAACAACTCTTCGCCGGGCGCTTCTAAGTTAGTGTCCGCGGCTGCGGCGGCCGAGTTGGTCGTGGCGGCGGGCGCGGGAGCGTGTTCGATGACTTCAAAGGTTTGTGGCGGCGCGGCCAGAACCTGGGTCGTGATCAGAGCCGTGGTGGCCAAGAAGGCGGCTGCGGCAGCCATCCACGTCGCCCGCGGTCTGGCAGGTCGCCGCCACAGGATCAATGCAGCCAAGGCAATCCCGCAGCTGTGCGCGGCCAAACAGTAGGCGCACAGGTGCTTCACCCAGAATAGTTGCAGTCCCACGAACCACAGCGCGGCTAGTCCGGCCGACAGGGCGGCAAAACTGATCACGGACCATCGCAAGGTCTTCAGTCGTTGAACGGATCGGGGCACACACAGCAGGCCCAGCATGGTTGCGTACAGAGCCGTGGCGGGAACGCCCACGGGGACGCCGGCCAATTGGGACCACCGAGTCGTCATCACATGGCTGCAGTTGAACACGTTACCACTGCCGCAACCGGCCACCTTTCCCGCCATCAGACTGACCGTAGCCAGATAACCGCTGACGACCAAGCCGGCGATCGCCAGCAGCCGCAACGTCCAAATGTACGCGGGCGGCGAGAGGGAAGGGGTGACGGACAGAGCGCGGGGGTAATACACGACGGACATCAACTGGCTCCTGGCTATGGGACATGCTGCCGGGTCGCCCCCCACCTGGCACCATTATTCGATTCTAAGCAACCGAAGCCTGACAATGGGCACTTTTTGTGCCAAATAATGTGTCTTTGTGCAGATTGTTGCTAGCTGCCCTTGTTTACTTCAGCACGATGGCCGTCGCATGGCCTTGGGCGGTATGGGTAACCACGGCCACATAGGGTTGCTGCAACACTCGAGAGGAGGCAGAGACGGAGAGCGGGAAGTCTCCGTTGAGTTGATCGGCGTTGCGAAGCGGGGGCACGGTTTGGTGTTGAATCGCCAGCGTAGCCAGCACCAAATGCATCGTTCCGGTGGCCGCTCCGCAGTGTCCGGTGGAGGCGATCGGAGCGCACAGCGGCACGCCGGGCAGAACCGCGGAGAGCGCCCCGAGTTCGGCGTCGTCTTGTTGGGGGTCGCCCATTGCGTGGGAGACGACCAGTCCGACTTGTTCGGCCGTACAGCCGGCGTCGGCCATGGCTGCTCGCAACGCCAGTTCGATGGACGATTGGCTGCCACGTTGTGACGTTGCCGGCACAAAACGAACGGCCGAACCGGCCACGGTGGCCAGTACCTTGGCACCGCGTCGGGTGGCCAATTCGCGGCTTTCCAACAGCAGCGTGGCCGCTCCTTCGCCGCCCACCACGCCATCGCGGTCCGCAGCGAAGGGCCGCGAGGAATCGGCCAGCTTTTCCGCGGGCGTCGCCAAGGGGACGGCGCCGGAATAGATAAAGCCAGATTCATTGATGCGAGTCCCGGTGGCTCCGGTAAACATCGCATCGGCGATCCCGCGAGTGATGCACGAGGCCGATTCGATCAGCGCGGCCGGCCCCGAGGTGTCGCCCAACACCAACGTGTTATTAGGACCAAACGCTTGGACGGCGATGCCCACATGGCAAGCCGCCATATTGGGCAGGTATTTCAGCATCCACAGGGGAAATAATTCCTTCATCACGTAGGTGCCGAATTCCACTACCGGATCGACGCCCGGCTCTTGGCTCATCCGCTTGGCCGTGTCGGCCAATTCGCAGGGCGAGCCAAAAAACATTTCGGAACCGAACACGGTGCCGATACGGCCCCGATCGAACTGCTCTGCCTGCCCCAAAAAGTCTTCGAAACCGCTGTCGGTGTGCGCCATCTGCGAAGCGGCAAAGGCCGTCTGCAGCTCGCGGCACATGACTTTGAGGGCTTTCCGCGGACGCACATATTGTTTGGGATCAAAATCCGCAATCGCCGCGCCGATGCTGGCCGGACCGGCCACTCCGTTGGCGTGCGGCAATTTTCCGATGCCACTGTGCCTCTGACACAGCGCATTCCAGAACATATCGGTACCTACACCGATGGGCGTCACGGCACCAACGCCTGTAATGACAACTTCGCGGCCTTGGGGCATCGCAGACTACAAAATAGAAGGGGAAGCGGAATTGGGTTTGGATTCTAGCGAATCAGGAGCTATCCGAAAACAACGCCTCCGGAGCGGGCGGCGGGCCCAGCTGTGCTGACCGCCCCATGATAGTCAAAACCGCTTAGAAAAAATCCCGCAAAGAGGTGACCGCCAGGGGTTCGCGAGTGGCAAAGGGTTCGCCATAGCGGCGATTGATCAACCGCCCCCAGTAGGCTGCATCGTCACGAAACCGGTCTAGCAAGGTTGGCGGTTCGCTGGGCCGGCCGGTGATAAATTGACTTTCAAAGCAGCGAATCGCCTCCAACTTGCGATCCCATTGCTCGCTGATGTCGACGATCCAGGAGGGCTGGACGGCCAACCGCAGGTGGATGCAGTAGTAATAATAAATGCGCTCGGGATGAAACGGCTCGCCCGGCAAGTCCGTTTTCGACAATTTGGCCCAAAATCGCGCCGCTTCGACCAGTTCAGTCGCCACCACGTGATCGGGATGCGCGTCCTTCCAATAGGGCGCAAACAGCCAACGGGGACGGGTTTGGCGAATGTACCCGGCCACGATCGCCCGAGCTTCCAGGGTATGCTGTAAGGAGCGATTAGGCAGCCCAGCGTTCTGTCGCCAGCTGACGCCCAGAGCCTTGGAAGCCGCCGCCGTCTCTTCGGCTCGCAACGCTTCGCTGCCATGCGGGGTCGGCTCTCCGCTGGTCAAATCCAAAATCCCCACCTCCCAGCCGGCGGAGATCATTTTGGCAATCGTGCCGCCCATGCCCAGCTCGGCATCATCCGGGTGGGGGGCAATGACCAACATGTCCATCAGGGTGTCTCTTCGCTGGAGGTGTTTTTATCGCTGCTGCTGTTTTTATCGCTGGCTTCCGCCGAATCGGTCTTATCCTGAGAGCCCGCCTCATTTTGAGACCCCGCAGAAGCTTCTGAGCCGGCTTGGTTTTGCGCGTCGGCTTGGTTTTGCACGTCGGATGAGCGCGGAGGCAGTAGGTACGCCACGGCTTCTCGGCTGCTGCGGACCAGCAGCCGCCGTCCGGAGACCGCCGGATAGTTCCAGGTATTGGAATCGAGGCCGTCGAGTCGGGCGAGTTCGACGAAACGATCGCTCTGGCAGCTAACCAGGGCGACCTCGCCGGTTTCGACCTGCACGACCAGCGTGTCCTCGACCCGCAGCATCTGGCCTTGGCCGTAGCGGCTGCCGCGTGGTTGCCGCCACATCCGCTCGGGGCCCCGCAAGTCCACGCACTCCAAAGTTCCGTCGGACAGGGCGTAGGCGAAGTCGCCGTCGAGGACGGCGTGGGTGAATTTGGTTTTGAGCATCCGTCCGTCGGCCCATTCGATTTCCGCGCGTTCGGCCGGCGGGGCTTCGCTATCGATCCGCAGCAGTTGGCTGCCGCCCCCGTAGCCCTTGCCCAGCAGCAGTCCATCCTCGCCGTAGACGACCGCGTTGGAGCAGGTGGCCCCGCCACTGCTCGAGCCCGGCCAATCGACTTCCCACAACACGCTGCCGTCGTCGATCGCGTGTCCGGTGACGTTGGATTCGTTGACCGACACGATTTGTCGCTGTCCGTCCAGCGTGGCCACGATCGGCGATGCATAGCTGATCTGGGTTTCGCCACCGATCCAGCGGACGGCCCCGCTGTCCGCATCCAGCGCGATCAGGCTGCCGATCGGGCTGTCCGGTTGCTGGCGATCGAGCGGCCCGCCGTAGGGCACCACGACCATCGCCTCGGCGCCCGTTGGCACGATCAACGGCGACCCCGCGCGGCCCCAGGTGACGGCTTGCTCGGCGGCGGCTTGATCCAACCCGGCGTGTTCCCACAGATCTAACTGCCAGATTAATTGACCGTCTTTCCCATCCAGACAAACCACCTTGCCCACCGCGTCTTGCGCGTACACGCGGCCGTTGAACACGGTCGGCGTGGATCGCGGGCCGGTTCCGCCCAGGGGATTAAAGTGGGCGCCCGGCGAGGCGTGGTACCAGACCAGTTGTCCGTCCGCGATGCGGTAGCAGGTGACCCACTGTTCGCCCTGCTGGCCCTCGCCCCGCTGCTCCATGGTCACCGCATAATCGCCCACGATCACAAACCCGGACCACGCGGCGCCGACCGGTTGGCGCCACAGTTCCTTGGCGCCCGTCCAATCGGTGGAAAAAGCGCGGGTGGGGATCACGCCGTCGCGTTGGTTGCCCAGAAACCCCGTGAAGTCGTCGTCGCTAACAGACTGCAGATCCGCGACCCCTTCGACCTCCGAAGCCGCAGGCGAGCGCGAGGCGAATCGATATTCAAACAATGGCACCAATTCACCATTGACGCCCACCAGTTCGTACAACACGGCCAACACGCCGACCGCGGCGACGAACACGCCCACCGGCAACCAACGTTGCCAGGACGGCACCGGACGGCGCAGCGTCCAGGTTAACCCGGCCAACAAAGCGATCCCGCCCAGCCCATAACTGACCATGTTCATCAATTGCGCATCGGACCAGGGTTTGACCGTTTGAGCGACAAAAATCAGCAGCACACTGATGCCGATGATCCACAGCGCCCAACGTCGACGCGGTCGGCGGAGAGGGGTTGCACCGGAGCTTTCGGCGTGCGGCTGAGCCGGTTCGTACGGTTGGCTTTCGACAGGTTCGTTGGTCGCTGACACGGCGCGTTGAGGTGCTAAAGCGTGAAGGGGCCCATCCAGTTTCCGAACGACACAGTATAATGCCTTGCGGCCCGCATCAGGCTAGCCCCCAGCCACCGCCCTGATCAAGCATGCCGCTATCCCAGCCTGTTGTTTGCACACGAATTGCGACTCCCCCCACGCCGATGTCCGCCGGAACCTACCAACTGATCGATTTCGGCGCAGGCCGCAAACTGGAATCGTTGGGGGGGTACCTGGTGGATCGCCCCTCGCCGGCGGCCGAACCCCATCGCCGCCGACAGCGTGACTGGAGCGCCGCGGATGCCCGTTTCGACGCCGACCGCCGGCGCTGGACCTTTCATCGACCATGGCCCGAAGCGGCGGAGTTGGACTGCGGCTCGTTTGTGATGCCGATTCAGCCCACGCCGTTTGGCCACATCGGTATTTTTCCGGAACAGCACGCCAACTGGAAATGGCTGCGGACGCGGGTCCAGCAACATCGCGAAGAAGCGCCGCTGCAAGCCCTCAACCTGTTTGGTTACACCGGCGCCAGTTCGCTGGCCGTGGCCACCGCCGGCGGCAAAGTCGCCCATGTGGACGCGGCGAAACCGAACGTGATGGCGGCTCGGCGAGCGGCAGACCGCGCGGGCTGTGATCAATCGATCCGGTTCCTGACCGATGATGCGGGAAAATTTGTTGCCCGCGAATTGCGAAGACAACGGCAATACGACCTGATCATCCTGGACCCACCGGCCTACGGGCATGGCCCCCGCGGCAAAGCTTGGCGGCTGGAACGCGACCTCTGGCCGTTGCTACAACAGTGCCTGGACCTGTTAACCGCACCGGTCCGGCAACTGTTGCTGACCGGGCACAGCGAACAGGTTGGCAGCGCCGACGTAACCGCCTGGTTGCGGCGACAACTGGGCTCCGGGGTCGAGATCGCCGCGGGCCGCTCCGGCCTGCCCGATACCGCTCGCCGTAAACTGGATTGCGGTTTTTACGTGAGGGCGGTGTGGGAGCCGTAGCCGAAGTCGCCAGACATTGGACGTTTGCTTTGAAAGCCACATATTCGACGCCGCTGAGACGCTGGAGGCGTCAGTTCACCCTCCCCTCGGGCATTGGTGTCTATACATCTTCCTTCACCCTCCCGGGGGGAGGGTGAAATGCTACGGAGTTAGACGTCTCTGCTGGCTAGGGGGCAAACGATAAAATCCACCGCCAGCCCCCATGTAGCGTCCCCGCGGCGGATAGCCGACGTGAATCGGGTATGATAGAGAAATCCGCCAGCGTACTGCCTTCACACCTTGCTCACTTCGCAGCTTATGCCCGCACCTGAAATCGAACACCCCACTCTCCCCCTTGCCGATCGACTGTGCCAGCACATCGCCGAATTTGGAACCTGCATGGTGGCCTTCAGCGGCGGCGTGGACAGCGCGGTGGTAGCGGCCGCGGCGTATCGTGCCCTGGGTCGACGAGCGATCGCGGTGACGGCGGTCAGCCCCAGTGTTTCGGAATCCCAATTGGCGGCGGCTCGCGATGTCGCCCGGCAGATCGGCATCGAACATCGTGAAGTCGCCACCGACGAAATCGAAAACGCCGACTATGTTCGCAACGACAGCCAACGCTGCTTTCACTGCAAACAAACCCTGTACCGACGTCTGACCAAGCTGGCTAACCAACACGCGATCGACGTCATCGCCTCAGGCACCAACGCCGACGACACGCACGATTACCGGCCCGGAATCGCGGCCGGCCAGCAGGCCAGCGTCCGCGCGCCCTTGGCGGACCTGGGCATCGACAAATCCGCCGTGCGAGAGATCGCTCGCCGCTGGAACCTATCGGTCTGGGACGCCCCGGCGTCGCCCTGCCTGTCCAGCCGTTTGGCCTACGGCGTCACGGTCACGACGGAGCGATTAAAGATGGTCGAAGAGGCCGAAGCGTTTTTGTCCGGCAAAGGGTTTTCGCCGCTGCGGGTGCGATTGCACGAGGGGGACCTGGCCCGCATCGAAGTCCCCCGCAGGGACCTCGTTCGCATGTTGGCCGAACCGTTGTGGACGCAAACGGTGACGGCACTGCGGACGGCCGGATTCCGGTTCGTGACGGTCGACCTGGAAGGCTTTCGCAGCGGCAACCTAAACACACTCGTCTCGATCGCCTCGCCCGCTTCATCGCCAGCCGCCGAGACCATAACCGAAACCAATATGACAACATCGCCTGCCACGCATCCACAGGATTCCGCCGAGTGAATACGCCTGCAGAGAAGCCCGACCCGCCGCCGGCAAGACCCACCGATGACGGCTCGGGAGCGATCGATTTAACCGGCCACTTGATGGGCGACTACCAGGTTCTGCGCCGTTTGGGACGTGGCGGCATGGCCGATGTCTACGTGGCGCAGCAAAAATCACTGGGTCGCAAAGTGGCCATCAAGGTGCTGCGCAAAGACTTGGCCGGCGATGCCAGCTACGTCGAACGCTTTCGCCGCGAAGCCCGCGCGGTGGCGAAACTGTCGCACGCCAACATCGTGCAGGTCTATGAAGTGGGCCAACAGGATTCGCACTACTACATCGTGCAAGAGTTTGTCGATGGCCAAAACCTGCGTGAAAAACTCGAACGCGACGGCACCCTGTCGGTCGCCGATGCGGTCAAAGTCATGGCCGGCGTGACCGACGCGTTGATCGCGGCCAACGAAGCCGGCGTGACGCACCGGGACATCAAACCCGAAAACATCATGCTGTCGCGACGTGGCGAAGTGAAGGTCGCCGACTTTGGTTTGGCTCGAGTACTGGGCGGCGAACCGCTGACCGACTTGACCCAAGCCGGACTGACGATGGGCACGCCGCGATACATGAGCCCCGAACAGATGCAGGGCAAAGCCGTCGATACCCGCAGCGATCTGTATTCGCTGGGCGTGACGATGTTTCACCTGTTGTGTGGAAGGCCGCCCTTCGAAGCCGACGACCCGCTGGCCATGGCGGTCAAGCACCTGCAGGAAGAACCACCGGATCTGGTCGAATGCCGCGCGGGCGAAGACCTACCGATGTGGCTGGTCGCGACGGTCGAAAAACTGCTGCGGAAAACGCCCGAACAGCGGATGCAATCGCCGCAAGAGCTGGCCGCCGCGATTCACGCCGGCATCACCCAGCTGAGCCCCTCGTTGGCGCGGACCACGGCCACCAGCTTGTCCGCGGCCATGGCTCTGCAGATGGCGGTCGACCACCAAAAATCCAATCGGCTGT from Roseimaritima ulvae includes these protein-coding regions:
- a CDS encoding serine/threonine-protein kinase: MNTPAEKPDPPPARPTDDGSGAIDLTGHLMGDYQVLRRLGRGGMADVYVAQQKSLGRKVAIKVLRKDLAGDASYVERFRREARAVAKLSHANIVQVYEVGQQDSHYYIVQEFVDGQNLREKLERDGTLSVADAVKVMAGVTDALIAANEAGVTHRDIKPENIMLSRRGEVKVADFGLARVLGGEPLTDLTQAGLTMGTPRYMSPEQMQGKAVDTRSDLYSLGVTMFHLLCGRPPFEADDPLAMAVKHLQEEPPDLVECRAGEDLPMWLVATVEKLLRKTPEQRMQSPQELAAAIHAGITQLSPSLARTTATSLSAAMALQMAVDHQKSNRLSRHWKSLALWLLPLVGLLAGGAWAANQQTTSIRQLLSADSQDVVRLDSAAAQYLEAARVDRPQAWRAVWTYHSPEDSQTNADYAVKAQLQLARLYQQRGEWQPAADALSQFIDDAEAPLLYRMLGQAMLVEMSEQQADVKTAGRWRSELQKNYEQLAATNPTHLELFHRKAPRSVAERLKPQ
- the larE gene encoding ATP-dependent sacrificial sulfur transferase LarE, coding for MPAPEIEHPTLPLADRLCQHIAEFGTCMVAFSGGVDSAVVAAAAYRALGRRAIAVTAVSPSVSESQLAAARDVARQIGIEHREVATDEIENADYVRNDSQRCFHCKQTLYRRLTKLANQHAIDVIASGTNADDTHDYRPGIAAGQQASVRAPLADLGIDKSAVREIARRWNLSVWDAPASPCLSSRLAYGVTVTTERLKMVEEAEAFLSGKGFSPLRVRLHEGDLARIEVPRRDLVRMLAEPLWTQTVTALRTAGFRFVTVDLEGFRSGNLNTLVSIASPASSPAAETITETNMTTSPATHPQDSAE
- a CDS encoding outer membrane protein assembly factor BamB family protein, producing the protein MSATNEPVESQPYEPAQPHAESSGATPLRRPRRRWALWIIGISVLLIFVAQTVKPWSDAQLMNMVSYGLGGIALLAGLTWTLRRPVPSWQRWLPVGVFVAAVGVLAVLYELVGVNGELVPLFEYRFASRSPAASEVEGVADLQSVSDDDFTGFLGNQRDGVIPTRAFSTDWTGAKELWRQPVGAAWSGFVIVGDYAVTMEQRGEGQQGEQWVTCYRIADGQLVWYHASPGAHFNPLGGTGPRSTPTVFNGRVYAQDAVGKVVCLDGKDGQLIWQLDLWEHAGLDQAAAEQAVTWGRAGSPLIVPTGAEAMVVVPYGGPLDRQQPDSPIGSLIALDADSGAVRWIGGETQISYASPIVATLDGQRQIVSVNESNVTGHAIDDGSVLWEVDWPGSSSGGATCSNAVVYGEDGLLLGKGYGGGSQLLRIDSEAPPAERAEIEWADGRMLKTKFTHAVLDGDFAYALSDGTLECVDLRGPERMWRQPRGSRYGQGQMLRVEDTLVVQVETGEVALVSCQSDRFVELARLDGLDSNTWNYPAVSGRRLLVRSSREAVAYLLPPRSSDVQNQADAQNQAGSEASAGSQNEAGSQDKTDSAEASDKNSSSDKNTSSEETP
- the bshB1 gene encoding bacillithiol biosynthesis deacetylase BshB1; this encodes MDMLVIAPHPDDAELGMGGTIAKMISAGWEVGILDLTSGEPTPHGSEALRAEETAAASKALGVSWRQNAGLPNRSLQHTLEARAIVAGYIRQTRPRWLFAPYWKDAHPDHVVATELVEAARFWAKLSKTDLPGEPFHPERIYYYYCIHLRLAVQPSWIVDISEQWDRKLEAIRCFESQFITGRPSEPPTLLDRFRDDAAYWGRLINRRYGEPFATREPLAVTSLRDFF
- a CDS encoding class I SAM-dependent methyltransferase, which encodes MSAGTYQLIDFGAGRKLESLGGYLVDRPSPAAEPHRRRQRDWSAADARFDADRRRWTFHRPWPEAAELDCGSFVMPIQPTPFGHIGIFPEQHANWKWLRTRVQQHREEAPLQALNLFGYTGASSLAVATAGGKVAHVDAAKPNVMAARRAADRAGCDQSIRFLTDDAGKFVARELRRQRQYDLIILDPPAYGHGPRGKAWRLERDLWPLLQQCLDLLTAPVRQLLLTGHSEQVGSADVTAWLRRQLGSGVEIAAGRSGLPDTARRKLDCGFYVRAVWEP